The proteins below are encoded in one region of Sminthopsis crassicaudata isolate SCR6 chromosome 1, ASM4859323v1, whole genome shotgun sequence:
- the LOC141540358 gene encoding lymphocyte antigen 6H-like, whose translation MEILFSVLLGTLLFVESAHCRQCYMCSRVNDLSLCKIKKCNDGENTCTKTMMTSDVGFKMKSYIMDCATSCEEYKKFLLKTISHGFKVDVSCCKTDLCNGVGGFKSNPWSLTGALLLSLGPALLWAGL comes from the exons ATGgaaattctcttttctgttttgctGGGAACCCTGTTGTTTGTGGAATCAG CTCACTGCCGGCAGTGTTACATGTGCTCTAGGGTTAACGACCTCAGCTTGTGTAAGATAAAGAAATGCAATGATGGAGAAAACACCTGCACCAAGACTATGATGACTTCAGACGTGG GGTTTAAAATGAAGTCATATATCATGGACTGTGCTACTTCCTGTGAAGAATATAAAAAGTTCCTTTTGAAGACTATATCCCATGGATTCAAGGTGGATGTGTCCTGTTGTAAAACTGACCTTTGTAATGGTGTGGGTGGGTTCAAGAGCAACCCCTGGTCCCTGACGGGAGCACTCCTCCTTAGCCTGGGACCTGCCCTTCTTTGGGCAGGGTTGTGA